The DNA region GACCGCGAGCATTTCGAGGTATCGAAAGCGATCGGCGCGAGAGTTTTGATTCCAGCGATCGAAAAGGCGCCGCCAGAGGCGATCATCGTTGCCGACGGGTTCTCGTGCCGCTCGCAGATTCGCCATTTCTGCCCGTCGCGGCGCCCGATGCATCTGGCGGAGGTGCTGAACCTGACGGCTGGCGAACAAGAATAAGAGTGTAAAGCGCGGATAAAAGAAATGCCGGCGGCTGCGATAGTCTCGCCGGACCAAGGAGTCCAGAAAGATGCGGCTGGGAATCACCATCCCGTTCGAACCGTTTAGGAGCGCCCACTTCGCCGAGCTGGTGCGCACCGCAGATCGATGCGGCTACACCGACGCGTGGTCGTATGAATCGTTCTCGAGCGACGCGTTTACACCGCTTGCCGCGGCGGCGATGCTCAGCGACAAGATGCGCCTGGGATGCGCGATCATTCCGGTGTTCACGCGGCCGGCGCCGCTGATTGCGATGTCGGCGGTCACCCTCAACGAGCTTGCGGGCGGCCGTTTTATCCTGGGGCTGGGAATCTCGACGCCGAATATCGTCGAGCAGTGGATGGGCGTGCCGTTTCGCAAGCCGGTTACGATGATGCGCGAGACGGTGGAAGCGTTGCGCGCAATTTTTCGCGGCGAGAAGCTCACCATGGCGGGCACGATGGTCAAGATAAACGGTTTCCGGCTCGATGCGCCGATTACGCATCCGCCGAAAATCTATATCGGTGCGCAGGGCGCCAGGATGCTGCGCCTGGCGGGCGAGCTGGGCGACGGCGTGATCGTCAATTTCATCACACCCGAGACGGTCGCGCCGATGCTGGACAATACCCGCGAAGCGATGCGCGCGGCCGGCAAAGACCCCGCCGGGCTGGACGTGGTGTGCAGAATAATCGTCGCGGTGGATGAGGACGAAAAGGTCGTGCGAAATCTGTTCCGGCGGTCGCTGACGGCCTACGTGACGGTGCCGCAGTACAACAAGTTCTTTCGCGAGATCGGCTACGACAAGGAAGCAACGATTGCGATCGATGCGTGGAACGCCGGCGATCGCAACAAAGCGCTCGAGACGATTCCCGACGAGATGGTCGAGAAAATTTTCGTGTTCGGCACGGCAGAGAAATGCCGGCGCCGGCTGGAGGATTACGCGCGCGCGGGAATCACGACTACGGCGTTGCAATTTGCGTCCTTCGCGAAGACGCCGGAAGAGCGCCGCGCAAAGATACTGCGCGCAATCGAGCGGCTGGCGGCGGTCTAAAGCAGGAGAAAAGCACCTGCACCCTCACCCGCGCCAGAGGCGCGGCCTCTCCCGCAACAAAGCGGGAGAAGCGGGTAAGCGGTGGCGCGGAACGCGGTGCCTTAAAAAGGCCGCGCCCGGCCGGGAGGAGACGGGGCGCGGTGGTCGTCAGGAACGGATCAGATGCACAGTTATCGGACGAATTGCTGAAGCAGCGGCGCGAGCATCGAGCCTGAGCCGTAAGGCTGGCCGTAACCGCCATTGTATCCGCCGTTGTATCCGCCGTAGTTGTTGTACGCAGGCACTCCACCGTATCCACCCAGTCCACCAAGTAGTCCGCCGGCGTAAGGCGATCCGCCTGCACAGCCGCTACGGAATGCCCACTGATTCTGGCGGAGCAAATCATAGGCGGCC from Candidatus Binatus sp. includes:
- a CDS encoding LLM class F420-dependent oxidoreductase; this translates as MRLGITIPFEPFRSAHFAELVRTADRCGYTDAWSYESFSSDAFTPLAAAAMLSDKMRLGCAIIPVFTRPAPLIAMSAVTLNELAGGRFILGLGISTPNIVEQWMGVPFRKPVTMMRETVEALRAIFRGEKLTMAGTMVKINGFRLDAPITHPPKIYIGAQGARMLRLAGELGDGVIVNFITPETVAPMLDNTREAMRAAGKDPAGLDVVCRIIVAVDEDEKVVRNLFRRSLTAYVTVPQYNKFFREIGYDKEATIAIDAWNAGDRNKALETIPDEMVEKIFVFGTAEKCRRRLEDYARAGITTTALQFASFAKTPEERRAKILRAIERLAAV